Within the Microcebus murinus isolate Inina chromosome 16, M.murinus_Inina_mat1.0, whole genome shotgun sequence genome, the region ActgagggcggggtgggggctaAGGACTGGGCAGTCGAATAACGCCGGAAGGTGCTGTTATTCGCGGGGTGAGGTCAGGGCCGGGTTGGTGGCGGGGATGGGGTGTGGCAGGCCCCCTTCCCGTCCTCGGTCTCCCCCGGGGAGTTGGGTACCACGAGTGGGGGCGGTGGTGCTGCGCGGCCCCTCCGGTGTTCAGTCCGTGGGTGCCTCCAACGCCTTGGTAaccggggcggggcggccgctGATTGGCTCGCGCAATCTGCGGGTGGGACGGTGGGCGGGGCCAGGGGTGAAGGGTAAATTGAAACGTGCAGCGATTTGTTTGCGGCGAGATCAGGGGTTATTAACCTCGACCTCCGAATCCTCGGAGAATAAAGACGCAGTTTCAAGAGTGTGAATTTTCCAGGGGAAGAGCCCGCGGGTTTCATCAGACCCTGCAAAGCACCCTTCCCCCAAATAAAATTAAGAGCTGCGATCTCGAGAGAGGTGCCCGTCGGGATGTCTAGGGTTCCTGTTGTTTTGGGACCTCTGAGAAAAGAGATCTGTGGATGGGCCTGGGGCATGGTAATTAGGGAGCCCTTGAAGTCACTTGCAAAAGGTTGTGGCACTATTTATTTATCTGAGGAAGGTTAAGGGAtttcattagattctcaaaggcTCAAGGACtctaaaaaggttttaaaaaaaaatcactgacctGTAGTTTCAGGACCTATCTTTTTCTGCCTTACAACATATTGTCCGGTGTTAGACTTTAAAAGGACTTCCTGGGGGAAGTGTGAGGactggaggaggtggtggggaggagaaagaaatcaGGCATTGGAGGGGGCCCCCACGGTCTGAATTGGTGGCTCTGACTTTGGAAAAGCTGTGGACTCCCTTtcctgctgagcctcagtttctgcttcTGTCCATTGGGGAGAGCATGGACTTCTTTGTAGTTCCTTTCAAGCtcagaaacaacaacaaagtaaTAGTAGcaacaatgatgatgataatcCCAGTATGTATTGGGTGCTTGCTACAGGTCAGGCATTGCTCAGGTTCTCCAAGGAGTTTAACATGCTTAACTCACGTAAGCCTTATTTATACCAACCCAAGAAGTGGATGCTGTTATCTACTTACGGGCTTTCAGAAGCCTTTATGATAATCATCTGTCCCTTGTTACATCTCTGATCTCACCACTTAGCTCTCTGTCCCTCGTTCACTCTCTTCCAGCCACCCTGATCTCCTTGCTGTTCTTAGAACAAATCAGGAACACCCACCTTCACACCTTTGCCTGGCTCTGCCTACTGCCTGGACACTCTTCTCTTGGGCGTTCATgtgcccctctctcctccctgcccccagcacatCCCCTTGTCCCACtacttggcatttttttttatatctgtctgTTGTCCCCTCCTGAAAGTAGGGACATAATCTGGTTTCTCATCATATCTTCAGCACCCAGGCTGGcatacattttatagataaggaatctGGCtgacagagaggttaagtaacttgcccatgtACACACAGAAAAACCCAGATCGGAATCCAGACAGCCCTGAGCCCCCATTCTGAAACACCTCCAGAATCCTGGGCTGAGGGCGGAGGCCTCAtcatcttctccagctcctcatAGAGCTAACGTTAAGTAGTAGCTCTGTCAGCTAAGAGAACGTACTTACGCTTATAACAgactaattaataaaattaattattaattcagtGTAAATGATTTAAGTAAGTCATAGATAATATATAGCACTGGCTGTTCCCTTGGCTTGGAGCACTTAACCCTGATGGCCACGTGGCTTGCTCTCTGACCTCcttcacttctctgctcaaatgtcacctcctcagagatgCCTGCTGTGATCCCCTATTTAAAAGCTGtccttcctagcactctgggaggccgaagcgggcagattgcttgaggtcacgagttcgaaaccaccctgagcgagaccccatctctactaaaagaaagaaattaattgaccaactaaaaatatatatacaaaaaattagccgggcatggtggcacatgcctgtagtcccagctactcgggaagctgaggcaggaggattgcttgagcccaggagtttgaggttgctgtgagctaggctgatgccatggcactcactctagcctgggcaacaaagtgagactctgtctaaaataaataaataaataaacaaacaaataaataaaagctctgTCCTGCCCTACTCTAATATTCTGTCTCCCTTTCCAGCTTGATTTTTCTCCACAAATATttgctcaatgaatgaatgaataataaatataaaatgaggataaggaTTAATGAATTTATCATATTAATCATGCTTTTGTTGGTCATCATATGTTTCTACTAGGCAGCGTGTGTTGGGCAGAGCAATGTGCAGGACACAGTTTTAATGCTTTTAtgtatgttgcccaggttaatcctcacaactctatgaggtaggtgccatcattatacccattttccagataaggaaactgaggcacagagaggtgaagttgCTTTCCCAAAGTGCCATAGCTGGTAAATAATGGAGCCAAGATATGAATCTTGTGCTACCAGCTCACGAGCCTGGGTTTTCAGCCCCTCTGGGTCTCTGTGTCATCCCTCTCTCTAGCAACCTTGGCCATGGACCAGCCGGCTGGCCTGCAGGTGGACTACGTCTTCCGGGGTGTGGAGCATGCCGTGCGGGTAGTGGTTTCTGGGCAGGTGCTGGAGCTGGAGGTGGAGGACCGGATGACGGCTGACCAGTGGCGGGGCGAGTTCGATGccagctgtgagtgtgcctgcctGGGGTGGGCTCGCCACTCCTCCCCTGGGATCAGCTTCTCCTGGAAGATGAGGCCACCAGAGTCCTGTCCACCTGCCTCTTCTGTGTGACTAGAAGCTCTCCAAATGTGGGGAGGGGTGAGGCACCAAGTCGGGGAGAGTTGGAGAGCGTAGCTGCATTGCCCTTGGGCTGGGCAAGTGGTCAGACTTCAGGAGGGACTTTTCTCCCCACCCAGTCATCGAAGATTTGACTCACAAGACAGGGAACTTCAAACAGTTCAACATCTTCTGTAACATGCTGGAGTCAGCCCTCACGCAGGTAGGGGACAGGGTTTTGGGGTGGGCTCTGTCTGGATTCCCTGGGGGGTAGATCCCCATCTGATATATGCAAGACTGCCTGTCTTCTCTATCATTGCAAGAAcagggctattttttttcttctttcccaagcGTCCTAAATGGTTTATTCTGCTTCTAATGATAGTTATTCTCAGGTAGAAAATTCAGGTCACATAGAAATGTAAAGAGGAAAGTAAAAATCACTCCACCCCTAATATTCATtcccattaatattttggtgaCAATCACTCTAgccatttctccatttctctattcatttctgaatgtgtgtgtgtgtatgtattttgagACCTATGATTGTATATAGTTGATATATTTTGCAACATGTCTTTAAAAGATTCaacaatatttcataaaaatgtagtCACATCAGTGAATATAGCCATTCCCAGATTTTCTAACATCATTTATTTAGGGAGCATCCACAGGATGCCAGGCACTGTTGGGGACATTGGGGACAGGGCAGTGAACACAGATAGAATCTCTGTCTTTATGGGCTGACATTCCAGTGGGAGAGAccagcaaaatgaaaaaatacataatgtaaAGTAGTTAAATGTactaatagggaaaaaaaaaagcaggttagAACTTAGAGTAACAGGGGTGGTATTTAGATATCATTTTAAAACTGtgaactaggccgggcgcggtggcttcacgcctgtaatcctagctctttgggaggccgaggtgggcggattgctcaaggtcaggagtttgaaaccagcctgagcaagagcgagaccctgtctctactataaatagaaagaaattaattggccaactaaaaatatatatagaaaaaattagccgggcatggtggtgcatgcctgtagtcccagctatgcgggaggctgaggcaggaggattgcttgaacccaggagtttgaggttgcagtgagctaggctgacgccatggcactcactctagcctgggcaacagagtgagactctgtctcaaaaaaaaaataaaaataaaactgtgaactaGATTGTTTCTCTGACTACACATAAAATACGCACTCATGaaattgttttttagagctgggactcactttgttgcctagggtGGGGTGCAGtcgtgtcatcatagctcacagcaacctcagactcctgactcaggcgatcctcctgcctcagcctctggagtcttgggactataggtgtgtgccattaTTGTGCCTGGCTAATTGGCTGGGTGAGGCGACTCACGTCTGTAATTCCTAGcgttttgggaggccaaagtgggaggattgcttgagttcaggagtttgagaccagcctgagcaagagcaagacctggctctcaaaaaaaaaaaaaaaaaaaaatcatgcctggctaattttttatttttagagatgggattttgCCTTGCCTTGTTCGCCTGGgtaggtcttgaactcctggcctcaagcaattctcccgcctcagcccctCCAGTTGgtgggattataggaatgagccaccgcaGCTGGCTCCATACGTggactattaacattttaatatctatagGCAGTATAGGGTAGTAGTTAAGCATGGATTCTGAGTTCAGACTCATCATTGCCACTTATTGGCTGGGTGCCCTGGACCAGTTATTTCCCCTCGGTGCCttagtttccctgtctgtaaagtgggaataataatagttctCCTTTCATActattgcaaagattaaatgagttagtatatTTAAAGaagctcaggaggctgaggcgggaagatcccttgagcccaggacttcgaggctgcagcgagctatgatcgcAGCACTGCACCCCCAGCCGGGGTggcagaatgagactgtctcaacaaaaataaaataaaatatgtaaaaaagcTTAGAATAGAGTCTGGCTCACAATAAGTGCTATATAGGCATTATCTACTTTTATATCAGCTACTGAGTTTATTGTTAGTGGTTGCTCAGTATTCCATTGTACCTGTATATTGTGATTTATCTATCCCCGTGGTACTCAAATTATTTGTCTCCTGACCcctttatacttttcaaaattattgaagacaccaaagagcttttgtttatgcaGGTTATAttcaaagaacagagaaaaatttcaaaatatgaattcacttaaaatagcaagaataaacctgttggccgggcgcggtggctcacagctgtaatcctagcactctgggaggccgaggcgggaggatcgctcaaggtcaggagtttgagaccagcctgagcaagagcaagaccccatctctactaaaaatagaaaggaattgattggccaactaaaaatatacagaaaaaattatctggccatggtagcacgtgcctgtagtcccagctactcaggaggctgaggcaggaggattgcttgagcccaggagtttgaggtcgctgtgaggtaggctgacgccatggcactctggttcaggcaacagagtgagactctgtctccaaaaaaaaaaaaaaagaataaacctgTTATTCGTTAgcctaaataacatttttatgaaaaatgtattttctaaaacaaagaattaGTAAGAAGTGTAGCATTGGTTTACATCTTTGCAAATCTCTTGAATGTCTATCTTAATGGAAAATTGATAGATTCTCATATGTACTTCTATATCGACCCTATATGATATGTTTCGGTAGAAGTATATGCAGAAAAATCTTGCCTCACACAGATATGGATGAAAAGGGGAGTACCAGAATAGCTTTCTCAGATAATTATGGATATCCTTTTTTGCTAACACACTAAGACTGGACAAGGGGTAGTTCGTTAAAGGTTAGTTGGAGTCTAGAATCTGAAGCTTCATTAACGAACTTTTCATATTGCCGCTTAAATTCCATTGACATATCCTGGCCTTGCATGGATCTTTTAAACCTGTGCATGATTTTCTAACATCGTGCATTGATCACTTGGAAAATACTGGTTCTCTCAGCTGTACAGATCTTGCAAATGTTGGCACATTTCCTTATATAATACCAGGAAGTCACGTTTGTTAATATCCTCTCTGATCTCAACCGGAAAGTCTTTGAACTTTTAGAAGCTGTCAGACGCATAGTAGAagatacaagttttccaaaagtCGCATTCTAATTTAAGTGCAgagcttgaattttatcattggcaacacaTCCTGGTAGCTGTTTTTcttgaagtgacaggctcactttgtttatttttgagaacgTGCCTGCCAAATATCCAAGTCTGAATAACCCGAGTTTTGTCTGTCAGTcgttctttcaagtaaaaatagcATTCCATGAAAAAGTGGCCAATTTAGTTCAAAGCTCAGTTGCACAAGAGCTTTTCCTGAGACCCCCGTCATGCAGCAGATGTACTTTGTGTGCGCTTCCCATCTTGTTGCACAGAATGCAAAGAGGTGTGTACTCACGGGTCAAGACTCaatcaaattaataatttttactgctttatcAAGAACATTCCTAAGTTTCAtttcctgtgttttatttatttacttgtttgtttatttctgcctCCTCCCGAACCTCCCACTGAGACTGCATGGCAGTGACAACTGGTACCACTTGGTGCCAGCAGTTTCTCCCACCATTTCTTTTGCAGCATTAGTGCAAAGACACACGATGTGTctgtattattatgaaaatagttttgacctcacGGACTTCCTGGAAAGATATCTGGGATTCCCCCATGGATCTGTAGACAACCCTTGGAGATTGACAGGTCTCAGCTGTTGCCCATGGTTGAGCATTTAGGTCCTTTCCAGTGTCTCCCTCTGGTGAACTCCCTGTGCCAGCCCCTGGGACAGGGCCGCCTTGATCGGCAGCCTTAGTGGAGGAGAGCCCAGCCAGCCCAGACAACGGGAAGGGGCATGGCCGTGTTggcacctcctcccctcctctccaacAGAGCAGTGAGTCGGTCACCCTAGACCTGCTGACCTACACAGACCTGGAGTCCCTGCGAAACCGCAAGATGGGGGCCCGCCCGGGCTCCTTGGGCCCCAGGTCGGCTCAGCTCAACTCCAAGCGCTACCTGATCCTCATCTACTCCGTGGAATTTGACAGGTGGGGAAAAGGGGCTGGCTCAGGGCCCTGGCTGGTGGGCAGGGCGGGAGAGGATGTGGCTAGACCTCAGGAATCCCTGGCCCCAGGGCAAGGTGGGGGTGTTGGGGTTTGTATCATTTGGTGTTGTGCTTGGCTATGAGTGGCAGAACAACCATTACCGGTGCCTTAGGGAAATAATAGTTTATCACACAAGATGTCTAGGTAGGTGGCTGCTACTCAGCAGTTCCATTAGGGACTCAgactctttctgtttttgttttatttttttttttctttgtcatctttAATGTGTTGGCTTCTTGACTTCATCTTTATCTCTTCATGGTCACAAAATAGCTGCTGGGCCTCCGAGCATTGCATCTGTAtcaaggcaggaaggaaagggacAGGGCTGTGTTTGCTAATTGCCTCTGCTGTTTTtatcaggaaaacaaaagtgTTCCCAGAAGACTCTCCAACAGATTTCCCATAATATACAACCAGAAGCCATCCCATGCAAGGGATGCTGGGAAAATGAATATCTAGCCTTCCAGCCTTTATAGTGGGGGGCAGCAAGGAGTTGGGAATGGCTGTTGGGCAGCGAGACGACAGCGTCTGCTCCATGTGTTGATAGCTTCTGGATTTTCTAGTGGGAAGTTACCGATCCAAGGGGTGACCCAGGTCAGGCCACCCAAATCTCCCACTGTGGAATCTGAATTAGGATTGTGTTTAGCTGCAAGTAAGATGATACTAGTGTCCCATTGCCAGCGGTGTGACAAGGAAGCGAATTCAGACTGCACCAGGGCTGTCCATCCCAGTGGTCCCCAAATTGCTATATAAGAGGCTCTTAGGGGTAGTGACTGGTACAGGtggcctgggggcagggagaggcttGTATCGTAAACCTTAGAAGGTGAGGTTTTGGAATTGTCTAGTTTTGGAATTGTCTAGTTTCGTACTCTGTGGCTCTCAGAGTCCTTAGTTGCCCTCGGGTGGATTCTTGGCCTCTGAACTGCCCTGGTTCTAATCCCCCCTCCCCAGGATTCACTACCCGCTGCCCCTCCCGTACCATGGCAAGCCCGACCCCGTGGTCCTGCAGGGCATCATCCGCTCGCTGAAGGAAGAGCTGGGCCGCCTGCGAGGGCCGGATGGCCAGGCCACTCAGGACACCCGGGAGACTGAGATCTGGCACCTGCGGGAGCAGTGAGTCTTGGAGGGCTGGGGGCACTGAGGGGGGCATGTCCCATCATGCACTTCGAGGGTCCCATGCATGGCACTGTTGGGAGGACAGCTGTGTCTCATCTGCCATGCATTTATTCTGAGCCCCTCCTCTGTGCCTGCCTTGTACTGGGTGGTGCTGGCGACCACGGTTATCCTGGCTGGCCCTGTGGGGGCTCCCAGTCCCACGAGGGGGATGGCTCTGTCTGCAGAGAGTGGGGACTCAGAGCAGGTGGGTTTGGGGATCCCAGAGGGGGGACCTGGCCCTGTTTGGTAAGGGACGAGTGTTCTCAGCACAGGGAATAGCAGGTCAGAGACAGGGTGGGAGGCTGAGCTATATTCAGTTGAATCCGCCTTCCCCGGGGCCACATGCTGGCCACCACCCCGTGCGCTGTCCCTCATGGGatgcccagcccagggcaggtgggcGTTAGTCACATAACCCCCTGAGATGCCATTGCAGATACAGTGGGGTTAGGCAGGCAAGGGACCTGTGCTGTGGGAGGCTGTGACAGGACCTTGGTGGAGGATTGGGGTGGGTCAGGCAGAGGGCCTGGGGACTGCATGAGGGAACAGTGTtgtgggcagagggaacagcacgtgcaaagtcCTTGTGTTCAGTGGGAATGTGGTGAGAACAAGTGGACTGAAAGAGTGAAGAGAGAACTGGAGAAAGCGAAGGCTTGTggcacattcattcattcctgccACGTGCTGCGGGGAAGCCGGAACCTGGAGGGCCCGCCTCATTGGGGAGGACTGATAATGTTTttagtgatgataataataataccagtaGCTAACGCTTATTGAGCATTTAACCGTGTGCCAGGGACTCCGGTCAGTGCTTTATGATTGAATTCATTTGATCGTACCGTGTGAGCGAGGCCCTGCTCTCAACCcctttttacagaggaggaaactgaggcccagagaagttagggagcttgccccaagtcacacagtgAGCAGTAAGGCCAGCGTCGACCTTAGATCCAGGCTGCGAGCCCAGGACAGAGAGGACCTGCCCGCTCCCCTCCCGGAATGGGAGCTCCGGGGTTGGAGAAACCCTGCGGGTCTTCCTGGAGGAGCTCggctgggccgggctgggccgAGGGGTAGAAGGCCATGGTGGGGAGGCCAGAGTGGGAAGCAGGGTAAGCCTCATCCTTAGGATCTGCCCTGGGCAGCGGAGGGATTGAGGAGTGGGGgcggtgtgtgcgtgtgtgcgtttTCCCAGGCTGGCCACAAGGTGGCGCCCTCCGCCCACAGAACTGCAGAGGGTGACGCGATCCCACAGCCGGTCAGTGGCTTCTTATCCTCCTGTTCCCGGCCTGGAATTAGGGCGTTTGGGAAGGCTCCaggatttcttccttcatttggccagtatttattgagttcatactgtgtgccagacacacTGCCCGGCATAGTTAATGTTTATTATGCCTGACGTGGTCTAAGCTCTTTAGACAGTCCCACAACCCCAcaggtgggtgtggctatgaccATCCCTCTTCGCAGATGACAAGAGCCAGGTTCCTACACGGTGACCCGGACGGGTGGAGGCTCCGTCCCAGAAGGGGGGGCTAGACAGAAAACAGACAATCGGACCGACAGATGACAGCTTTGCTGGGGTTGGTGCCAGGAAGGAAATGTACAGAGCTGGGGGAGCAGAGAGCATGGGGGCAGGCAGGCTTCCCTGGGTGCGTGGGGTTATTTCTgccagaggagaaggagagaacattctggaaggAAGGAACTTGGAGCCCTGCGGAAGAAGTAGGTGGGGTGAAGCTCTTTGGAGAGTGTAGGGCAGCCACAGATTCTTAGAATGATTTATTAGGAaaaatttattaggaaaaattCTAAGCACACATAAAAGCAGACAGGAGTATATTATACACATACTTGTCCTCCAGCTGCTTTTTCTtacctttgcttttgttttttttttttttttttttttgagacagagtctcgctttgttgcccaggctagagtgagtgccgtggcatcagcctagctcacagcaacctcaaactcctgggctcgagtgatccttctgcctcagcctcccgggtagctgggactacaggcatgcgccaccatgcccggctaatttttatatatatatatcagttggccaattgatttctttctatttatagtagaggcggggtctcgctcttgctcaggctggttttgaactcctgaccttgagcaatccgcccgcctcggcctcccaagagctaggattacaggcgtgagccacagcgccccgcctgcttttgtttttttgagacaaggtctctctctgttgcccaggctggagcgtagtggcacagtcatagctcgctacagcctccaactcccgggctccagccatcctcctgcctcagcctcccgagtagctgaaactacaggcaggCAGCACCatcactcctggctaatttttcttatttttttgtagagatggggtcctgctatgttgccctggctagagtggcatcagcttagctcacagcaacctcagactcctgggctcaaatgatcctcctgcctcagcctccccagtagctggaactaaaggtgtgagccaccacacccggccaattattcttttttgatgCTCTTATTTTCTTCTGCCAGTAGGAACCCCTTCACAttggctcatttatttttttttttaagacagagtcttcactctgttgcccaggctagagtaccatggtgtcagcctaactcacagcaacctcaaactcctgggctcaagcgatctttctgcctcagcctccccaagtggctgggactacagacatgcgccaccatgcccggctaattttttctatatatattagttggccaatttatttctttctatttatagtagagacggggtctcaatcttgctcaggctggtttcaaactcctgacctcgagcaatccacccgcctcggcctcccagagtgctaggattacaagcctgagccccTGGGCCCAGCCGaaccagtttcttaaaaaaattttgggATGGcttttgttaacatttattaacttatttatataaaatattttcatagtctgagagtaaaaactaaaaaagaggTATATTCAGAGAGTTCTATTTCTGTTCCTGTTCTCCTCTCTCCCATGGGTAacccttattatttcttttagtttgtattcattatatatttttgaaaacataaacatacaATTTGTAATTCTCTTGTACAAAACAGGACATACTAAACATACTGTTCTGCACTGTCTTAACGTTATGGCAATCACTTGGTGACTAGATACATACATCATAGACGCGGATATAGACAGGATGTAGACATCATCCTCATTCCTTTCTGCAGTTGTGGGTGCTCGATGGAGTAAGTGTATCAGAAATTCAACTAGCTCTCTGTTGACGGACATTGGCTGTTTCCgctcttttgctattacaaatagtgctgAAACGAATAGCCTCGTGTGTATGTCATTTGCTCAAGGAAGGGTTTTGAGCATGGTGGTAACCCGATCAAATCTGCATTTTAGAGAGAGTCCTCTGGTGAGTGGGAGATCggcggggaggcgggggcaggggacagggcggGCCCAGCTTCCCCCCCACGTGTCCCCCCAGGGTGTCGCGCTTGGCGGCTGAGAAGCGCGAGCTGGAGTGCCAGCTGGGCCGGTCGCGCGAGGAGGCTCTGGCCGGCCGGGCGGCGCGCCAGGAGGCCGAGGCGCTGCGCGGGCTGGTGCGCGGCCTGGAGCAGGAGCTGCGGCAGGAACGCGGCCTCGGGCACAGGGCTGCGGGTCACCGCGGCCAGGACTGCCGCGGCCAGGACTGCCGCCGCCTGGCCAAGGAGGTGAGGGGGCTGGGCGGCCGCGGGACGGGCGGTGGGGCGAGGGCGTCGGCTCAGTCGGACCTCGGCACCCCTGTCCCCCGCGGCAGCTCGAGGAGGTGAAGGCTTCGGAGCGGAGCCTGCGCTCGCGGCTGAAGACGCTCAACACCGAGCTGGCTCTGTACAAACGCGGGTGAGAGGCGGGCtccgcggggcggggcctgcgggggcggggcgggggagagggTGGAGCCTGGGCGGCTGGGCGGGGCCCGAGTCGGCTGGAGGGAGCGGTGCGCCTGAGA harbors:
- the CCDC61 gene encoding centrosomal protein CCDC61 isoform X1, with amino-acid sequence MDQPAGLQVDYVFRGVEHAVRVVVSGQVLELEVEDRMTADQWRGEFDASFIEDLTHKTGNFKQFNIFCNMLESALTQSSESVTLDLLTYTDLESLRNRKMGARPGSLGPRSAQLNSKRYLILIYSVEFDRIHYPLPLPYHGKPDPVVLQGIIRSLKEELGRLRGPDGQATQDTRETEIWHLREQVSRLAAEKRELECQLGRSREEALAGRAARQEAEALRGLVRGLEQELRQERGLGHRAAGHRGQDCRGQDCRRLAKELEEVKASERSLRSRLKTLNTELALYKRGRRTPPVALAREDRASSSRERSTSRGRVAARSSSRESGRGSRGRGRPAHPSPSPTGGRALRFDPTAFVKAKEKKQREIRMKQRQQQRNRLGSGGSGDGPSVSWSRQPRPPAAVTGRGDAANRSRNRNRSSSVDSFRSRCSSASSCSEFEDFSESISRGVPRRGKPPSPTPWSGSNRKSTPLERSHHQRHLANSGGWVPIKGEPGTPTFPPTTSHRTHWGVNEDTGLGPRSSLWLQSPPSLPHPCLPSQSTARTTRRPT
- the CCDC61 gene encoding centrosomal protein CCDC61 isoform X2, whose protein sequence is MDQPAGLQVDYVFRGVEHAVRVVVSGQVLELEVEDRMTADQWRGEFDASFIEDLTHKTGNFKQFNIFCNMLESALTQSSESVTLDLLTYTDLESLRNRKMGARPGSLGPRSAQLNSKRYLILIYSVEFDRIHYPLPLPYHGKPDPVVLQGIIRSLKEELGRLRGPDGQATQDTRETEIWHLREQVSRLAAEKRELECQLGRSREEALAGRAARQEAEALRGLVRGLEQELRQERGLGHRAAGHRGQDCRGQDCRRLAKELEEVKASERSLRSRLKTLNTELALYKRGRRTPPVALAREDRASSSRERSTSRGRVAARSSSRESGRGSRGRGRPAHPSPSPTGGRALRFDPTAFVKAKEKKQREIRMKQRQQQRNRLGSGGSGDGPSVSWSRQPRPPAAVTGRGDAANRSRNRNRSSSVDSFRSRCSSASSCSEFEDFSESISRGVPRRGKPPSPTPWSGSNRKSTPLERSHHQRHLANSGGWVPIKEYSSDHQAADIAEIDARLKALQEYMNRLDTRS